A single genomic interval of Oryctolagus cuniculus chromosome 19, mOryCun1.1, whole genome shotgun sequence harbors:
- the LOC100349300 gene encoding zymogen granule membrane protein 16-like — protein MWTFMLLGLLCASASASAIQARSSSYSGEYGRGGGEPFSHSGLQLEGPITAIRVRVNSRYIVGLQVRYGQVWSDYVGGKLGDLEEIFLHPGESVIQVSGSYKKYLKTLVFQTDEGRFLSFGKDTGIMFYAIPLDIDAVLRFISGRAGLFITAIGLHWDTIPETAPATAEPASSVAGPRGGV, from the exons ATGTGGACCTTCATGCTCCTGGGCCTTCTCTGTGCCTCGGCCTCTGCCAGTGCCA tCCAGGCCAGGTCCTCCTCCTACAGTGGCGAGTacggaaggggaggaggagagccaTTCTCCCACTCCGGCCTCCAGCTGGAAGGGCCCATCACAGCCATCCGTGTCCGGGTCAACAGCCGCTATATTGTGGG TCTCCAGGTGCGCTATGGCCAGGTGTGGAGCGACTACGTGGGTGGcaagctgggagacctggaggagatctTTCTGCACCCAGGGGAGTCAGTGATCCAGGTGTCTGGGTCATACAAAAAGTATCTGAAGACCCTGGTCTTTCAGACTGACGAGGGTCGCTTCCTTTCCTTTGGGAAAGACACAGGCATAATGTTCTATGCTATACCCTTGGACATCGACGCCGTGCTCCGATTCATCAGTGGCAGAGCTGGCTTATTCATCACCGCCATTGGCCTGCACTGGGACACCATCCCAGAAACTGCCCCAGCAACTGCTGAGCCCGCCTCCTCCGTGGCAGGGCCCCGTGGTGGGGTGTGA
- the LOC138847053 gene encoding zymogen granule membrane protein 16-like, with amino-acid sequence MSGGNWEVLASKPPFLSTAVQARSSSYSGEYGRGGGEPFSHSGLQLEGPITAIRVRVNSLYIVGLQVRYGQVWSDYVGGKLGDLEETFLHPGESVIAVSGSYSYYLKTLVFETDEGRFLSFGNDTGVMFYAIPLDLDAVLRFISGRAGLFITVIGLHWDTIPDTAPATAEPASSVAGPRGGV; translated from the exons ATGAGCGGTGGGAACTGGGAGGTCCTTGCCTCCAAGcccccctttctttccactgcagtCCAGGCCAGGTCCTCCTCCTACAGTGGCGAGtatggaaggggaggaggggagccatTCTCCCACTCCGGCCTCCAGCTGGAAGGGCCCATCACAGCCATCCGTGTCCGGGTCAACAGCCTCTATATCGTGGG TCTCCAGGTGCGCTATGGCCAGGTGTGGAGCGACTACGTGGGTGGcaagctgggagacctggaggagacctTTCTGCACCCAGGGGAGTCAGTGATCGCGGTGTCTGGGTCATACAGTTACTATCTGAAGACCCTGGTCTTTGAGACTGACGAGGGTCGCTTCCTTTCCTTTGGGAACGACACAGGCGTAATGTTCTATGCTATACCCTTGGACCTGGACGCCGTGCTCCGATTCATCAGTGGCAGAGCTGGCTTATTCATCACCGTCATTGGCCTGCACTGGGACACCATCCCAGATACTGCCCCAGCGACTGCTGAGCCCGCCTCCTCCGTGGCAGGGCCCCGTGGTGGGGTGTGA